CTGGTGGACGTCCTCGGACTGCTCGGCTTCCTCGCCGAACGGGTGGCTGGTGATGAACTGGCGGGTCTCGGTGTAGAGCCGCTCGATGTACTTCTCCAGCTCGGTGGCCTCGACGCGCCACTGGCCCCGGCCGCCGATCTTCACGGCGGGGATGTCGCCGCGGCGGACCAGGGCGTAGACCTGGTTGGCCGAGATGTTCAGGACCTCGGCGACGTCGGAGAGCTGGAGGAAGCGCGGTGCCGGCATACGTCCTGACGCCCTTTCGCTGATCGACGTGGGGGTGGGAACTGCAACTTCCTGCAGTTCCCGTTTCATTAGTTTGCCACGGTTGGCCCCTGGACGATTGAGTTTGTCCCCAGGCAACTCGGGCGTCGCGACGCTGTGGACAACCGAAAGCACGCAGGGCGACGGAGTTGGCAGAATGGGCGGTTCCGGAGCGCGACCGACAGGTGACAGGAAAGAGTCAGACGTGGTGCAGAGTCCAGTTCGCAGCGGGTTCGCGGTGCCTTCGGCCCCGCCGCAGCGCAACCGCCGAGCCCGGTGGAAGGACGGTCGGCTCGTCCTCGGCGTGCTGCTGGTCGCGATCACCGCGCTGGCCGGCGCCAAGCTGCTGTCGTCCGCCGACGACACCACGACGATCTGGGCCGCCGACCGCGACCTGCCGGCCGGCACGAAGCTGACCTCGGGGGACCTGACCACTGTTCGGGTCCGCTTCACGAGCAGCGACGCCGCCGGTCAGTACGTCGCGGCCGACGCCAACCTGCAAGGGTTGGTGGTGGTCCGCGCGGTGAAGGCCGGCGAGTTCGTCCCGCGCCAGGCGGCGGTCACCCAGACCGACAACGATCGCACCGAGCTGCCGCTCGCGATCGCCACCGGGCGTCTGCCTACTGACACCGCGGCCGGTGATCAGGTGGACATCTGGGTGGTCCCCAAGGACACGGCTCAACCGGCCCGGAAGCTCTGGGAGACCGTCCGCGTCAGTCAGGTCGACGCGGTCAAGGGGGTCTCCGGCGGGTCGGCGCGACGGCAGGTCCTGATCGGGCTGGACCCGGCTGACCTCCCCAAACTTCCTGCTGCGCTTGCCGCGATGAGTGCCGGCGAGCCAGTCCTGGTACGGCGGGGGCGCTGATGGACGAGCTGAGTATCCGGCGAGCTGGCGCTGGTACGCCGGGGTCGCTGGCGACTGGGGTGAGCGGTCCGTACGCGGCGAGGGCGCTGGTGGGTGCGATGGGCAACGGCAGCCGGCGTACTGGGCCGCGTTTGGTGGGTTCGCCGGCGCTTGGCGATGCGGCTCTTGTTGGGTGGGGGTGTTGATGGCTGTTCCTGTGCTGCTGGCGGTGACCGGTGCGCCCTGGGAGGCGGACGTCGTACGGCGGGCCGAGCAGGCGCCGGGGATCCGGATCGTGCGGCGGTGCGTGGACA
The Kribbella italica DNA segment above includes these coding regions:
- a CDS encoding helix-turn-helix domain-containing protein encodes the protein MPAPRFLQLSDVAEVLNISANQVYALVRRGDIPAVKIGGRGQWRVEATELEKYIERLYTETRQFITSHPFGEEAEQSEDVHQ
- a CDS encoding SAF domain-containing protein; the encoded protein is MVQSPVRSGFAVPSAPPQRNRRARWKDGRLVLGVLLVAITALAGAKLLSSADDTTTIWAADRDLPAGTKLTSGDLTTVRVRFTSSDAAGQYVAADANLQGLVVVRAVKAGEFVPRQAAVTQTDNDRTELPLAIATGRLPTDTAAGDQVDIWVVPKDTAQPARKLWETVRVSQVDAVKGVSGGSARRQVLIGLDPADLPKLPAALAAMSAGEPVLVRRGR